In Leptolyngbya sp. CCY15150, a single window of DNA contains:
- a CDS encoding Gldg family protein produces the protein MKRTPLTFKGLRYLVWLAPMLVIAGLTAGVVAGSWGPVPLVLILIGLAIAIGWLISESRGGFWRRRSTQANTNGLVATLAVVVILGLINLLGVRYSQSFDLTENQLYTLAPQSQQVVSSLEQPVKLLIFAPTPNPTEERLLRNYRRQSDRFSHEYIDPQANPVLAQQVGVSTIGEVYLEVGEGDAVTRRYVQTLTPQQPLSERLISNAIARLGSDRSPKIYITQGHGERILEAGQGGLSEAIARLQDENYLVEPLQLTEDGQIPADADVVIVPGPQQAFLETEVEALETFAQGANGLLLMLDPTTEPGLDSFLDNWGITLSTDALILDPEGQAVGLGPAVPLVTRYGPHPITEQLSGMSYYPVAQPIALTEVPGVEAVPLLLTGDQSQVQPIDDQGQVQLDPDAEEQGSLAVGVAMSRPAQGDGTLSEEPVDLLENGEDGESRLVIIGNSAFATDGLFGQVLNGDVFLNAVAWLSNQEGEVLAIRPKEPTSRRIVLTLGQQATLAIASLVVVPLLAFAIAIALWLKRR, from the coding sequence ATGAAACGAACGCCATTGACTTTTAAGGGACTTCGGTATTTGGTTTGGCTTGCGCCCATGCTGGTGATTGCTGGGCTGACGGCGGGTGTTGTGGCCGGTAGCTGGGGGCCAGTGCCGCTGGTTCTGATTCTGATCGGTCTTGCCATCGCCATCGGTTGGTTGATCAGCGAAAGTCGCGGTGGCTTTTGGCGACGGCGCTCGACCCAGGCCAATACCAATGGGTTGGTGGCTACGCTGGCCGTGGTGGTGATTTTGGGCCTGATCAACCTGCTGGGCGTCCGCTACAGCCAGTCCTTTGACCTTACCGAAAATCAACTCTATACCCTGGCTCCCCAGTCGCAACAGGTAGTCAGTAGTTTAGAGCAGCCGGTGAAGCTCCTGATCTTTGCCCCCACCCCCAATCCCACCGAGGAACGCTTGCTGCGCAACTATCGCCGCCAGAGCGATCGCTTCAGCCATGAATATATCGATCCCCAAGCCAATCCCGTTTTGGCTCAGCAGGTGGGCGTTAGCACCATCGGCGAGGTCTATCTAGAAGTGGGCGAAGGTGACGCCGTGACCCGTCGCTATGTGCAAACCCTGACGCCCCAGCAACCGCTCTCGGAACGGTTGATCAGCAATGCCATTGCCCGCCTGGGCAGCGATCGCTCCCCCAAGATCTACATCACTCAGGGGCACGGAGAACGGATTCTGGAGGCTGGGCAAGGGGGCTTATCGGAAGCGATCGCCCGCCTGCAGGATGAGAATTATCTGGTGGAACCGCTGCAGTTGACGGAGGATGGACAGATTCCAGCGGATGCGGATGTGGTGATTGTGCCTGGCCCCCAGCAGGCTTTTCTAGAAACCGAGGTGGAGGCTCTGGAAACCTTTGCCCAGGGAGCGAATGGGCTATTGCTGATGCTGGATCCCACCACGGAGCCGGGTCTTGATAGTTTCCTAGACAACTGGGGCATTACCCTCAGTACCGATGCCCTGATTCTGGATCCCGAGGGACAGGCGGTGGGGCTAGGCCCCGCCGTGCCATTGGTCACCCGCTATGGCCCCCACCCCATTACCGAACAACTGAGCGGTATGTCCTACTATCCCGTAGCTCAGCCCATTGCTTTGACTGAGGTGCCAGGGGTGGAAGCGGTGCCGCTGCTGTTGACGGGCGATCAGTCTCAAGTGCAGCCCATTGATGATCAAGGGCAAGTGCAGCTCGATCCTGATGCGGAAGAGCAGGGTTCCTTGGCGGTGGGGGTGGCGATGAGCCGTCCGGCACAGGGGGATGGCACCCTTTCCGAGGAACCTGTGGATCTGCTGGAGAATGGTGAGGATGGCGAGTCGCGCTTGGTGATCATTGGCAACTCTGCCTTTGCCACGGATGGTCTATTTGGACAAGTGCTCAACGGCGATGTGTTCCTCAATGCGGTTGCTTGGCTCAGCAATCAAGAAGGGGAGGTGCTAGCCATTCGTCCGAAGGAACCAACTAGCCGCCGTATTGTGCTGACGCTAGGACAGCAGGCCACTCTAGCGATCGCTTCCCTAGTCGTAGTACCGCTGTTGGCCTTTGCCATCGCCATCGCCCTTTGGCTGAAGCGCCGGTAG
- the psbP gene encoding photosystem II reaction center PsbP, giving the protein MLKRMALLLLVIVSLGLQSCVSAGAGLNSYIDSYDGYEFFYPNGWVETKVENGPDIVFHDIIQESENVSVVISPIPEGQSLRDLGTPTDVGQRLAQKVITSAGSDRKAELVGAAERELDGELYYLLEYAVELPTQNRHNLASVVVRRGKLFTLNASTTENRWDKMRDTFRQVVASFKAY; this is encoded by the coding sequence ATGCTGAAGCGAATGGCACTGCTACTGCTGGTAATCGTGAGTCTAGGTTTGCAGAGCTGTGTTTCAGCCGGGGCAGGCTTAAACAGCTATATCGATAGCTATGACGGCTATGAATTTTTCTACCCCAACGGCTGGGTAGAAACCAAAGTGGAAAATGGCCCCGACATTGTTTTTCATGACATCATCCAAGAATCCGAAAACGTCAGTGTCGTCATCAGTCCCATTCCCGAAGGGCAAAGCCTGCGCGACCTCGGCACGCCAACCGACGTAGGACAGCGCCTCGCCCAAAAAGTGATCACATCAGCCGGCAGCGATCGCAAAGCAGAATTGGTGGGCGCGGCGGAACGAGAGTTGGATGGTGAACTCTACTATCTCTTGGAATATGCCGTAGAATTACCCACCCAAAACCGTCATAATTTAGCTAGCGTCGTGGTGCGTCGAGGTAAGCTATTTACCCTCAATGCATCGACAACAGAAAACCGCTGGGACAAGATGCGAGATACATTCCGCCAAGTCGTGGCGTCGTTTAAGGCCTATTAA
- a CDS encoding nucleoside triphosphate pyrophosphatase produces MQRPRFILASASPARRRLLQGAGIDPVVMPSDFDEDQIVMNNAAELVQALARGKAEAIAAQLPHDNADWLILGCDSVLALHGEIHGKPAHAQEAIARWQQMRGRVGELYTGHVLIDGRQGKTLSRSQMTQVQFAKVSDRQIAAYVATGEPLNCAGCFALEGQGGFFVEQLVGCHTNVIGLSLPLLRSMLADLDYDIIDFWQP; encoded by the coding sequence ATGCAACGTCCACGATTCATCCTAGCGTCAGCCTCCCCCGCCCGACGGCGGCTTCTCCAAGGTGCTGGCATCGACCCAGTAGTCATGCCCAGCGATTTTGATGAAGATCAGATCGTCATGAACAATGCCGCCGAGCTAGTCCAGGCGCTAGCTCGGGGCAAGGCGGAGGCGATCGCGGCCCAACTACCTCACGACAACGCTGATTGGTTAATCCTAGGCTGCGACTCAGTCCTAGCCCTCCATGGGGAAATCCACGGTAAACCTGCCCATGCCCAAGAAGCGATCGCCCGCTGGCAGCAGATGCGCGGTCGGGTGGGAGAACTGTATACCGGGCACGTTTTGATTGATGGACGGCAGGGCAAAACCCTATCTCGCAGTCAAATGACCCAAGTTCAGTTTGCCAAGGTCAGCGATCGCCAAATTGCCGCCTACGTAGCCACCGGAGAACCCCTCAACTGCGCCGGGTGCTTTGCCCTGGAAGGTCAGGGCGGTTTTTTTGTAGAACAATTGGTGGGCTGCCATACCAATGTGATTGGTCTCAGTCTGCCCTTACTGCGATCCATGCTGGCAGATCTAGACTACGATATCATCGACTTTTGGCAGCCTTAA
- a CDS encoding PAS domain S-box protein, translated as MDDHEKTNDQLLAELTTLRQQVAQLEARLEEPSAAPLSHLGDPCPYIPADILDQARMGFFQSTVDGHYLQVNRAMAQILGYESPAALMETITQIDQQLYVNVADRDRFQQQLQEQDVITEFEVQVYRRDGSIIWLSENARAVRDDQGAIAYYEGISTDITSRKTAEFELQRIQGELERIIEERTTALQCSNVQLSAEVAERLQAEAALRDARNQLQAILDAVPGIVSWITSDLRYLGVNRHLASTFDLPVEAFTGQDIGFLESSQEFKSFVRDFFASPDQDAFRQVEAVVKGETRFYLIVAQKYDQNQAAFTVGIDITKRYEAESALRDAEQKYRSIFENAVEGIFQTTLDGHFLSTNPALARIYGYDAPDDLANGLPDISNQLYFDPSRREEFIKQLHRDGAVVRFESQVYRKDGSLIWISENARIVYNEDGSPAYYEGTVEDITDLKRAEEALQRANEELESRVEERTAALRDANHRLRIEITERQRIEMALRTSEAELRALFAAMPDVIAVFDGNGTYRKIISTNSELLYRPHIERAGKTVYEVLPPEQATLFIIHIQRSLNTSKTVNLEYCLPVFSSRQQDEDDTTRSAWFSASVSPLPNNCVLWVARDITERKMAEQRLQQAEEKYRSIFENAAEGIFQTTPDGQCLSANPALVEMYGYGSPAEFMAAVPDISKLYVYPQHRAELIAQLEQCNVVSQFEAEVYRKDGSVIWTSENVRVVRNEAGEALYYEGTVQDITQRKYAEEALRDSEAKEREKSQQLEQALRDLQQTQTQLVQSEKMSSLGQLMAGVAHEINNPVNFIYGNLAYARNYTRDMLRLIQAYQRAYPDPTPDLRQETEDIDLGFLMEDLPKLLGSMRLGAERIREIVRSLRSFSRHDEADLKKVDVHDGLDSTLRILQHRLKADGGKPAIRVVKDYGQLVPIKCFAGQLNQVFMNILSNAIDALRDQELAVGLHRDPTDPDYEHPEHLTSISEIRIRTELSPEGDRVIIHIADNGPGIPPEVQQRIFDPFFTTKEIGKGTGLGLSISHQIVVERHCGQLRCVSNPEDGTEFTIEVPVNPEIPEEWGDRDKSRS; from the coding sequence ATGGACGATCATGAAAAAACAAATGACCAATTGCTTGCAGAACTCACTACACTGCGGCAGCAGGTTGCCCAATTAGAAGCGCGGCTTGAAGAACCATCCGCTGCACCGTTGTCGCACCTCGGTGATCCGTGTCCTTATATTCCGGCAGATATTCTTGACCAAGCGCGCATGGGTTTTTTCCAAAGCACGGTGGATGGCCACTACCTGCAGGTCAACCGAGCGATGGCGCAGATTTTGGGCTATGAATCGCCCGCGGCCCTGATGGAGACAATCACGCAGATTGATCAACAGCTTTATGTGAATGTGGCCGATCGCGATCGCTTCCAGCAGCAACTGCAGGAGCAGGACGTCATTACTGAGTTTGAAGTCCAGGTCTATCGTCGGGATGGCAGCATTATTTGGCTCTCTGAAAACGCTCGGGCGGTGCGGGATGACCAAGGGGCGATCGCTTACTATGAGGGCATCAGCACCGATATCACCAGTCGCAAAACCGCTGAGTTTGAGCTGCAGCGCATCCAGGGTGAGCTAGAGCGAATCATTGAAGAACGCACCACGGCGCTCCAGTGTTCCAATGTGCAGCTTTCGGCGGAGGTGGCCGAGCGTCTGCAGGCGGAGGCGGCCCTGCGCGATGCGCGCAATCAACTGCAGGCGATTCTCGATGCTGTGCCCGGTATCGTGTCTTGGATTACCTCTGATTTGCGCTACCTCGGGGTAAACCGCCACTTGGCCAGCACCTTTGACCTGCCTGTGGAGGCCTTCACGGGGCAAGATATCGGCTTCCTGGAAAGCAGCCAGGAGTTCAAGTCCTTTGTGCGCGACTTTTTTGCTTCTCCCGATCAAGATGCGTTTCGGCAAGTGGAAGCGGTGGTCAAAGGCGAAACCCGCTTCTATCTGATCGTGGCCCAGAAGTATGACCAAAACCAGGCGGCCTTCACCGTCGGTATTGATATCACCAAGCGCTACGAGGCCGAGTCTGCCCTGCGGGATGCGGAGCAGAAATATCGCAGCATTTTTGAAAATGCGGTGGAAGGGATTTTCCAAACTACCCTGGATGGACATTTTCTCAGCACCAACCCAGCCCTAGCGCGTATCTACGGCTACGATGCCCCGGATGATTTGGCCAATGGGCTGCCGGATATTAGCAATCAGCTCTATTTCGACCCATCTCGTCGGGAAGAGTTCATCAAACAGCTCCATCGGGATGGGGCGGTGGTTCGCTTTGAGTCTCAGGTGTATCGCAAAGATGGTAGCCTCATCTGGATTTCGGAAAATGCCCGAATTGTCTACAACGAAGACGGTAGCCCGGCTTACTATGAGGGCACGGTTGAGGACATTACCGATCTAAAGCGGGCGGAGGAGGCGCTGCAGCGGGCCAATGAGGAATTGGAAAGCCGGGTGGAAGAGCGCACGGCGGCTCTGCGGGATGCCAACCATCGTCTACGCATTGAAATTACCGAACGGCAGCGGATTGAGATGGCGCTGCGAACGTCGGAAGCAGAACTGCGGGCGTTGTTTGCAGCGATGCCTGATGTGATTGCGGTGTTTGATGGCAACGGCACCTACCGCAAAATTATTTCCACCAATTCGGAATTGCTCTATCGTCCCCACATCGAACGTGCAGGGAAAACGGTGTACGAGGTCTTGCCGCCGGAGCAAGCCACGCTGTTTATCATCCACATTCAGCGATCGCTCAACACCAGCAAGACCGTGAATTTGGAATATTGCCTACCCGTATTTTCGTCGCGCCAACAGGACGAGGATGATACAACCCGCAGCGCTTGGTTTAGCGCCAGCGTTTCTCCTTTGCCGAACAACTGTGTACTGTGGGTGGCGCGGGATATTACGGAACGCAAAATGGCAGAACAGCGGCTGCAGCAGGCGGAGGAAAAGTACCGCAGTATCTTTGAAAATGCCGCAGAGGGAATTTTCCAAACCACACCGGATGGCCAATGCCTCAGTGCTAATCCGGCTTTAGTGGAAATGTATGGCTATGGGTCACCAGCGGAGTTTATGGCTGCGGTGCCCGATATCAGTAAGCTCTATGTCTATCCCCAGCATCGGGCCGAGTTAATTGCTCAGTTAGAGCAGTGTAATGTAGTGTCACAGTTTGAAGCCGAGGTCTATCGCAAAGATGGCAGCGTGATTTGGACGTCGGAGAATGTGCGGGTGGTGCGCAATGAGGCGGGCGAGGCGCTGTACTACGAGGGGACGGTGCAGGATATCACCCAGCGTAAGTATGCGGAAGAGGCGTTACGCGACTCGGAGGCCAAGGAGCGGGAAAAGTCTCAACAGCTTGAGCAAGCGCTGCGGGATTTGCAGCAAACCCAGACACAACTGGTGCAAAGCGAGAAGATGTCGAGTCTGGGGCAGTTGATGGCGGGGGTAGCCCATGAAATCAATAATCCCGTGAACTTCATTTATGGCAACCTGGCCTATGCCCGCAACTACACCCGAGATATGTTGCGGCTGATTCAGGCCTATCAACGGGCCTATCCTGACCCCACGCCGGATCTGCGCCAGGAAACCGAGGATATTGACCTCGGCTTTTTGATGGAGGATTTGCCCAAGCTGTTGGGGTCGATGCGCCTTGGGGCTGAACGCATTCGCGAAATTGTGCGATCGCTCCGGAGTTTTTCGCGCCATGATGAGGCCGATCTCAAAAAAGTGGATGTTCACGATGGCTTAGACAGCACCCTGCGGATTTTGCAGCATCGTCTGAAGGCAGATGGGGGCAAGCCGGCGATTCGGGTAGTCAAAGACTACGGGCAACTGGTGCCGATCAAATGCTTTGCCGGGCAGCTCAACCAGGTGTTTATGAACATTCTCAGCAATGCCATTGATGCTCTGCGCGATCAGGAGCTGGCCGTTGGCTTGCACCGAGATCCTACCGATCCAGACTATGAGCATCCAGAGCATTTGACCTCGATTAGCGAGATTCGCATTCGAACGGAACTGTCGCCGGAAGGCGATCGCGTCATTATCCACATTGCCGACAATGGCCCTGGCATCCCGCCCGAGGTGCAGCAGCGGATTTTCGATCCTTTCTTTACCACGAAGGAGATCGGCAAGGGGACGGGATTGGGGCTGTCGATCAGCCATCAGATTGTGGTGGAGCGCCATTGTGGGCAGTTGCGCTGTGTTTCCAATCCGGAGGATGGCACGGAGTTCACTATTGAAGTCCCGGTGAATCCTGAAATTCCTGAAGAATGGGGCGATCGCGACAAGTCTCGTTCCTAG
- the aroF gene encoding 3-deoxy-7-phosphoheptulonate synthase, whose product MHPQSTELQPMSNPMHQATLAAKTHADHRSIIALSDTVSVGGESLLIVGGPCAVESLAQMEAVASRLATAPVQALRGGVYKPRTSPYSFQGMGQEGLEILASVRDRYGLPVITEVMAIAQIEAVAAHADVLQIGSRNMQNFDLLKAVGTVNKPVVLKRGLAATLEEFVMAAEYILSHGNPNVILCERGIRSFDSYTRNVLDLGTVVALKQITHLPVLVDPSHAAGKRELVADLSRAAIACGADGLMVECHPQPEQSVSDARQALSLDEMVDLVNNLRAIATAVGRSIATVEPMPHLTLV is encoded by the coding sequence ATTCATCCTCAATCTACGGAACTTCAACCCATGTCAAACCCCATGCACCAAGCTACCCTCGCCGCTAAGACCCACGCCGATCATCGCTCCATCATTGCTCTGTCGGACACCGTTTCGGTTGGCGGAGAGTCCCTGCTGATCGTCGGCGGCCCCTGCGCCGTAGAAAGCCTCGCCCAGATGGAAGCGGTGGCCAGTCGCCTAGCTACGGCTCCCGTCCAAGCCCTGCGCGGCGGCGTCTACAAGCCCCGCACCTCACCCTACTCTTTCCAAGGTATGGGGCAAGAGGGCTTAGAGATTTTAGCCAGCGTGCGCGATCGCTACGGCCTGCCCGTGATCACCGAAGTGATGGCGATCGCCCAAATCGAAGCGGTGGCAGCCCATGCCGATGTCCTGCAAATTGGTAGCCGCAATATGCAAAACTTCGACTTGCTGAAAGCCGTGGGCACGGTGAACAAGCCCGTTGTCCTAAAGCGAGGTCTAGCCGCCACCCTCGAAGAATTCGTCATGGCCGCTGAATATATCCTCAGCCACGGCAATCCCAACGTCATCCTTTGTGAACGGGGGATTCGCAGCTTCGATTCCTACACCCGCAACGTGTTGGATCTCGGTACCGTGGTGGCGCTGAAGCAAATCACCCACTTGCCGGTGCTCGTCGATCCTAGCCATGCGGCCGGCAAGCGTGAACTAGTGGCCGACCTGTCCCGCGCAGCGATCGCCTGTGGTGCCGATGGTTTGATGGTGGAATGCCATCCCCAACCGGAGCAATCCGTATCCGATGCACGGCAGGCTCTGTCCTTAGACGAGATGGTAGATCTCGTCAACAACCTGCGGGCGATCGCCACGGCTGTGGGCCGCTCCATTGCCACCGTTGAACCCATGCCTCACCTCACGTTGGTCTAA
- a CDS encoding ABC transporter permease subunit has protein sequence MGVLVSNIVAIYRKELQSYFASPFTYVITGVFWFISGLFFAAILLGPTGVIAQVAAQDQFGGGAPVDVPSQFLIVYLGVIGSLALFILPMLSMGLYAEERKRGTLELLATSPITNWAVAVGKLLGVLTFFFTMTVPLLIYEAIAFLSADPPANPVLLLVAHGGLLLLAAAVLSLGMFVSSLTDSTILSAVLTFGLMLMLWVTDLIASGVQGPVGEAIAHLSLLTSYGNLIQGIVETSDLVLFASYIVLGIFLTAQSIELLRYQRS, from the coding sequence ATGGGTGTTTTAGTCAGCAACATCGTCGCCATCTATCGCAAGGAGCTACAGAGCTACTTTGCCTCCCCCTTTACCTACGTGATTACCGGGGTGTTTTGGTTTATTAGTGGCCTGTTTTTTGCCGCCATTTTGCTTGGCCCTACCGGGGTAATTGCCCAGGTGGCGGCCCAGGATCAGTTTGGCGGCGGCGCGCCAGTGGATGTGCCGAGCCAATTTTTGATTGTCTACCTCGGGGTGATTGGATCGTTGGCTCTGTTCATCCTGCCGATGCTGTCCATGGGGCTCTATGCCGAGGAACGCAAGCGCGGCACCCTAGAGCTGTTGGCCACCTCACCGATTACAAACTGGGCGGTGGCGGTGGGCAAGCTGCTGGGGGTGCTGACGTTCTTTTTCACCATGACGGTGCCGCTGTTGATCTATGAAGCGATCGCCTTTTTGTCTGCAGATCCGCCCGCCAATCCAGTGCTGCTGCTGGTGGCCCATGGTGGGCTGCTGCTGCTAGCTGCCGCCGTGCTCTCCCTGGGGATGTTCGTCTCATCGCTCACCGATAGCACCATCCTCTCGGCGGTGCTGACCTTTGGGCTGATGCTGATGCTCTGGGTGACGGATTTAATCGCCAGTGGCGTCCAAGGGCCCGTCGGGGAAGCCATTGCACATCTATCGCTGCTCACTAGCTATGGCAATTTAATCCAGGGCATTGTGGAAACCAGCGATCTGGTGTTGTTCGCCAGCTATATCGTCCTCGGTATTTTTCTCACCGCTCAGTCTATTGAACTGCTGCGCTACCAACGCTCCTAG
- a CDS encoding ABC transporter ATP-binding protein, with protein MIEVEHLSKHYGSSTAIDDVTFSVKPGEILGFLGPNGAGKTTTMRILTGYLPASGGTARVAGFDVHDDSMAVRQRIGYLPETPPLYPDMTVEAFLYFVARLKHVAAGDRSTRVASAMQRCNLLDKRGVLIRKLSKGFRQRVGIAQAIVHDPAVIILDEPTVGLDPRQIIDVRNLIRSLAGEHTIILSTHILPEVSVTCDRVTIINQGRVVATNTPDQLVAQLTGGLGYDLEIEGDGEQVRQALQDLTPVQSVQIVPSEGQARQHLQITTEGPEDPGREIAAIVVGAGLGLYEMRRRQVSLEDVFLQLTTMESAASDAFEDGEAIAPESQEEAIASESPPSEPPPDEDPPSL; from the coding sequence ATGATTGAAGTTGAACATCTCAGCAAACACTATGGCAGCAGCACCGCCATTGATGACGTTACCTTTTCGGTCAAACCGGGAGAAATCCTAGGGTTTCTGGGCCCCAACGGTGCGGGAAAAACCACCACCATGCGCATTCTGACCGGCTATCTACCGGCCAGCGGCGGCACGGCGCGGGTGGCTGGGTTTGATGTCCATGACGATTCCATGGCGGTGCGGCAGCGCATTGGCTACTTGCCGGAAACGCCGCCCCTCTACCCAGATATGACTGTTGAGGCGTTTTTATACTTCGTAGCTCGTCTGAAGCATGTGGCGGCGGGCGATCGCTCCACGCGGGTCGCCTCGGCGATGCAGCGCTGCAATCTGCTGGATAAGCGAGGGGTGTTGATTCGCAAGCTATCCAAGGGGTTTCGCCAACGGGTGGGCATTGCCCAAGCGATTGTCCATGATCCGGCGGTGATTATTCTAGATGAACCGACGGTGGGTCTTGATCCTCGCCAGATTATTGATGTGCGCAATCTGATTCGCAGCTTGGCTGGGGAGCATACGATTATTCTGTCCACCCACATTCTGCCGGAGGTGAGTGTCACCTGCGATCGCGTCACGATTATCAACCAAGGGCGGGTGGTGGCGACGAATACCCCGGATCAACTGGTGGCTCAGCTCACCGGTGGCTTGGGCTATGACTTGGAAATTGAAGGGGATGGCGAGCAGGTGCGGCAGGCGCTGCAAGACCTCACGCCGGTGCAGTCGGTGCAGATCGTTCCCTCAGAGGGCCAAGCTCGTCAGCACCTGCAGATCACTACGGAAGGGCCCGAGGATCCGGGGCGGGAGATTGCGGCGATCGTCGTTGGAGCGGGCCTGGGCCTCTACGAAATGCGTCGCCGTCAGGTGAGTCTAGAGGATGTGTTCCTCCAGCTCACCACCATGGAATCAGCCGCATCGGATGCCTTTGAAGATGGGGAAGCGATCGCCCCAGAATCCCAGGAGGAAGCGATCGCCTCAGAATCCCCACCTTCCGAGCCACCGCCTGATGAAGATCCTCCCTCGCTTTAG